A part of Neodiprion pinetum isolate iyNeoPine1 chromosome 4, iyNeoPine1.2, whole genome shotgun sequence genomic DNA contains:
- the LOC124217626 gene encoding uncharacterized protein isoform X4, with protein MSKDIPAYSRVTSLTDGITLWKSSSHDSDNSAKTKKTSCTTSYEPTNSGEKRNTSSGDSCEIGSDKCVQTRNRCESISSKKNSELSSRDESRVGTLTVDHIKFKNLNPTIQSDKAKPYTDFDDNELVTNKHRKGISAADLYGSDETISVFGDKNTTDKEKKSLQSKVAKKSKASPKKTPYCNESGAKGSSTKLWKQSDSVDKADTWATIQFPDVAANALPKDAVESSNVKAEDEVEKTESAETQPQYNLSCTAEEDSHRPASIPPEEEVGNDAKMEHEASCSSSRDCSSNAPSTSIAGKDKPITDGHLDEAQNVGNEWCSVITIDDSEDSICEVPVPPKPQPPTIHLDDSNSSTSSSSDSSSNKMSRKKQKKYHKNAVSKSITSNQSAGCTESTEARKEVSIAQKETEKSRNSCYSDWSSSDSDDSMTESEEEHWGIIAGSQMNKDQPAHIFSDDTRMSPIVEESPIQQGSSSHPILAHRDGNNTDISDEQERQDGNYLDELLSQYLETSKKIGTVVSTSVNSATPEKESGGVRELSSLRGQTLSTPNEKYKNSEISQDLISDDLLIINVAEHEMTQILSSPVASRESQTSAGTPESRKRPIMDSGKKFKHQNSPKKARNSDEPVESTSSSTKSPKENKENRKKQRNCAGDYFFIPMNPEMTDYYKSDASKNFNIDDIRKQMPKDPRYWAISDEDLLNYRQRGSRYWTRMKCRNCNGSDHNTSECTSKRKLPCCHMCGISGHREPRCPHKMCLGCGKKQLTYMQICNECKKAWCNGCRSYGHLEDKCPDHWRRYHLTTSMRNVITNLSATDVMKPSHQLSCCNCAKRGHDSATCKNYRWSRHFPTPSYVTNYSIGPAYADHVIFEDTSSNFSTENPTKPVQEPADIEVRVCNTDLPRSQKKRKEDKVPQGNLRTDIVDERIDESRKQSKDQSKSNVEKSHKSTELLLMNSKSTHEVETLLRLESELLNGSFIHASDLSESVESLSTDQCKNLVESDLSRQFLHNLVTQFPVKLVVERFRRKEVVMTITGMEKLRGALKHIIMDWLSWPVDERSRFVNLNLPKTKKALIDLLSCKLNELEQDLGDPIEIFRNVKSLKDRLQSMQRQLPTGRTVISSKRVNVVSELAKSQCKLNMILLGQSKTQKHEKSCKYLRQALCNMQRITSTNYVSAHNSDSMQQIDNQNHVEPSVYLNIVHHYNKIFAAYTPPNILDLLNQYKQKQMNDQARVKKRKPKNKRKKSRNKTKVPDYRSYIMSLNRVNQNHDINSTTSAGSNVSFTASDQILPKGINSSREGTCTTVNRNVSRNIEAQLQASSMDVSNPNRDLERNLPKPLPMLTNHWNNVEQNYYNLKYNFDNISAEKKQGRSTRFQENVQHADSVDNDVRSLQNRIENNFRRKSKRIYQNDTLQGSLSSGATANGFSDIPKVGYQGNLSEKNRSQESYTLRKNSIQDNFICDRQPETSEDGLINNTHDFPNIAYNRRGRPDAHATSSPAIYNHALHAAINESPGIAVETEKHRVNKKDRKEKPSPDGSLPLYLQKRAAKKVEKYVNSEHPCIAQKARELQHKLGQKSLTLHCTLDFERLIKRQLEKTDHLLSKRY; from the exons ATGAGCAAAGACATTCCAGCATATAGCCGTGTcacttctttgacagatggGATCACATTGTGGAAAAGTAGTTCTCATGATAGTGACAATTCTGCAAAGACGAAAAAGACCTCATGTACGACATCATATGAACCAACAAACTCCGGAGAAAAACGTAACACCAGTTCTGGAGATTCCTGTGAAATTGGGTCTGATAAATGTGTCCAAACCAGAAACCGTTGTGAATCTATTTCATCTAAAAAGAATAGTGAATTGAGTTCAAGAGATGAATCCAGAGTCGGCACTCTCACTGTTGATCATATAAAGTTCAAGAATTTAAACCCGACCATTCAAAGTGATAAAGCTAAGCCCTATACTGACTTTGATGACAATGAATTGGTGACTAATAAGCACCGCAAAGGAATTAGCGCTGCTGATTTGTACGGAAGTGATGAAACAATTTCTGTATTTGGCGACAAGAACACCACAGACAAGGAGAAAAAATCGCTTCAATCAAAGGTtgcgaaaaaatcaaaagctTCTCCTAAAAAAACTCCCTACTGTAACGAATCAGGTGCCAAAGGTTCATCTACCAAGTTGTGGAAGCAAAGCGATAGCGTCGACAAAGCCGATACTTGGG CTACCATCCAATTTCCTGATGTAGCAGCAAATGCGTTACCCAAAGACGCAGTTGAATCATCGAATGTCAAAGCTGAAGACGAGGTAGAAAAGACAGAATCCGCAGAAACTCAGCCTCAATATAATTTAAGTTGTACTGCAGAGGAAGATTCACATAGACCAGCAAGTATACCCCCTGAAGAAGAGGTTGGGAATGATGCTAAGATGGAGCATGAAGCTTCATGCTCCTCCTCGAGAGATTGCTCATCAAATGCACCCTCCACTAGTATTGCAGGCAAGGATAAGCCAATAACGGATGGACATCTTGACGAAGCTCAGAATGTAGGAAATGAATGGTGTAGCGTGATAACAATTGACGATTCAGAGGATTCGATTTGCGAAGTTCCTGTCCCACCAAAACCTCAGCCACCTACAATTCATTTAGATGATTCCAATAGCTCAACATCATCTAGTAGTGACAGTAGCTCGAATAAAAtgtcaagaaaaaaacagaaaaaataccACAAGAATGCTGTGTCTAAATCCATTACCAGTAATCAGAGTGCAGGATGCACAGAATCGACTGAAGCTAGAAAGGAGGTATCTATAGCACAAAAAGAAACTGAGAAGAGCAGAAACAGCTGTTACTCAGATTGGTCTTCGTCTGATAGTGATGACAGCATGACCGAAAGTGAGGAAGAACACTGGGGCATTATTGCTGGGAGTCAAATGAACAAAGATCAACCTGCTCATATTTTTAGTGATGATACAAGAATGTCTCCGATTGTTGAAGAGTCGCCTATCCAGCAAGGAAGCAGTAGCCATCCTATTCTCGCTCACAGAGATGGAAACAATACAGACATATCTGACGAGCAGGAAAGACAAGATGGGAATTATTTAGACGAATTATTATCACAATATTTAGAAACTAGCAAGAAAATAGGTACAGTCGTGTCGACATCAGTCAACTCCGCTACTCCGGAAAAGGAATCTGGTGGTGTAAGAGAATTGTCATCACTGAGGGGACAAACGTTATCCACACCTAAtgagaagtataaaaattcagaGATTAGTCAGGATCTAATTAGTGATGATTTGCTAATAATTAATGTAGCAGAACACGAAATGACTCAAATATTATCTAGTCCTGTAGCAAGTCGAGAATCACAAACATCGGCAGGAACACCCGAGAGTAGAAAGAGACCTATAATGgatagtggaaaaaaatttaaacaccAAAATTCTCCCAAAAAAGCTAGAAACTCTGACGAACCTGTCGAGTCAACTTCTTCCTCTACCAAGTCTCCGAAAGAGAACAaggagaatagaaaaaaacagagaaactgTGCtggtgattattttttcatacctaTGAATCCAGAGATGACCGATTATTACAAGTCAGACGCGTCTAAGAACTTTAACATTGATGATATTAGAAAACAAATGCCGA AAGACCCCCGATATTGGGCCATTTCGGATGAGGACTTGCTTAACTACCGGCAACGAGGCTCGAGATATTGGACGCGAATGAAATGCAGGAACTGTAACGGCAGTGATCACAACACTAGCGAGTGCACATCAAAAAGAAAACTCCCGTGCTGTCACATGTGTGGTATTTCAGGCCACAGAGAACCGAGATGTCCGCACAAAATGTGTCTTGGT TGTGGCAAGAAACAACTGACGTACATGCAAATCTGCAACGAATGCAAAAAAGCTTGGTGCAACGGTTGTCGGTCCTACGGACATTTGGAAGATAAATGCCCGGACCATTGGCGACGATATCATCTGACA acaAGCATGAGAAATGTGATAACAAACCTGAGCGCTACGGATGTGATGAAACCTTCACACCAACTCAGCTGTTGCAATTGTGCTAAGCGTGGTCATGATTCTGCAACATGTAAAAATTACCGTTGGTCACGACACTTTCCTACTCCATCATATGTAACCAATTACAGTATAGGACCTGCTTACGCGGACCATGTTATTTTCGAGGATACAAGTTCTAATTTCAGTACTGAAAACCCGACTAAACCAGTTCAAGAACCCGCAGATATTGAAGTACGCGTTTGCAACACAGACTTGCCAAGGAGTCAGAAAAAACGGAAAGAAGATAAAGTGCCTCAAGGAAATTTAAGGACCGATATTGTTGATGAACGTATTGACGAGTCAAGAAAACAGTCAAAAGATCAGAGCAAATCCAATGTAGAGAAGTCTCATAAAagtaccgaacttttgctgATGAATTCGAAATCCACGCATGAAGTGGAAACACTCCTGAGGCTCGAATCTGAACTTTTAAATGGTAGTTTTATACATGCATCAGATTTGAGTGAATCTGTAGAGTCATTATCTACTGATCAGTGCAAGAATTTGGTAGAATCAGATTTAAGTCGTCAATTTTTGCACAATTTAGTTACCCAATTCCCTGTAAAACTGGTAGTTGAACGTTTCCGAAGAAAAGAAGTTGTCATGACCATTACTGGAATGGAGAAACTTCGTGGTGCGTTAAAACATATTATTATGGATTGGTTGAGTTGGCCAGTTGACGAAAGAAGCAGATTTGTAAACCTAAATTTACCAAAGACCAAGAAAGCTCTGATAGATTTATTATCGTGCAAGTTAAACGAATTGGAACAAGATCTAGGTGATCCAATTGAAATATTCAGAAATGTAAAATCATTGAAAGATCGATTACAAAGTATGCAACGGCAATTACCAACAGGGAGAACAGTTATCTCGTCGAAACGTGTGAACGTAGTCTCGGAATTGGCGAAGTCACAGTGCAAGCTTAATATGATTTTGCTTGGACAATCTAAAACACAAAAACATGAAAAGAGTTGCAAATATTTGAGGCAAGCTCTATGCAATATGCAAAGGATCACTAGTACAAATTATGTAAGCGCTCACAATAGTGACAGTATGCAACAAATTGATAACCAAAATCATGTAGAGCCCTCAGTGTATCTTAATATTGTCCatcattacaataaaatatttgcagCATACACACCACCTAACATTTTAGATTTGCTCAATCAATATAAGCAAAAACAGATGAATGATCAAGCAAGAGtaaagaagagaaaaccgaaaaataagagaaaaaaatcgcgaaataaaaCAAAGGTACCAGATTACAGAAGTTACATTATGTCACTTAACAGAGTAAACCAAAACCATGATATTAATTCCACAACGTCGGCTGGCTCCAACGTTTCATTCACTGCAAGTGATCAAATCTTACCAAAAGGTATAAACAGTAGCAGAGAGGGTACATGCACCACTGTTAACAGAAACGTCAGTCGCAACATTGAAGCTCAGTTGCAAGCCTCGAGTATGGATGTTAGTAACCCTAATCGCGATCTTGAGCGCAACTTACCAAAACCTCTGCCTATGTTGACAAACCATTGGAACAATGTAGagcaaaattattataatctgaaatacaattttgacaatatttcggctgaaaaaaaacaaggaagaAGTACAAGATTTCAGGAAAATGTCCAGCATGCCGATTCCGTAGACAATGATGTTCGCAGTTTGCAGAACcgcattgaaaataattttaggaGAAAATCGAAGAGAATTTATCAAAACGATACTTTGCAAGGAAGTTTATCATCGGGGGCAACAGCAAACGGGTTTTCAGATATTCCTAAAGTTGGATATCAGGGAAACTTGTCCGAAAAAAACAGATCGCAAGAGAGCTATACTCTGCGTAAAAATTCTATACAGGATAATTTTATATGTGACAGGCAACCTGAAACATCTGAAGACGGTCTTATAAACAATACTCACGATTTCCCAAATATTGCGTATAACAGAAGAGGTAGACCCGACGCACACGCAACTTCAAGTCCTGCTATTTATAACCATGCGTTACACGCAGCTATTAATGAAAGTCCTGGTATTGCTGTTGAAACTGAAAAACATAGAGTTAATAAGAAAGACAGAAAGGAGAAACCTAGTCCTGACGGAAGTTTGCCTTTGTACTTGCAGAAACGTGCTGCAAAAAAAGTGGAGAAATATGTAAACTCAGAACACCCCTGCATTGCCCAAAAAGCCAGAGAGCTGCAGCACAAACTTGGCCAGAAATCTCTCACATTGCACTGTACATTAGACTTTGAAAGATTAATCAAACGTCAATTAGAAAAAACCGACCACTTATTGTCAAAGAGATATTAG
- the LOC124217626 gene encoding uncharacterized protein isoform X3 translates to MYPRSERLEEQKKDKFVDTDNNDDDDDDDHNDDDDDDNYEEIERDLEDKLYAAVFHSNDLSSSMSKDIPAYSRVTSLTDGITLWKSSSHDSDNSAKTKKTSCTTSYEPTNSGEKRNTSSGDSCEIGSDKCVQTRNRCESISSKKNSELSSRDESRVGTLTVDHIKFKNLNPTIQSDKAKPYTDFDDNELVTNKHRKGISAADLYGSDETISVFGDKNTTDKEKKSLQSKVAKKSKASPKKTPYCNESGAKGSSTKLWKQSDSVDKADTWATIQFPDVAANALPKDAVESSNVKAEDEVEKTESAETQPQYNLSCTAEEDSHRPASIPPEEEVGNDAKMEHEASCSSSRDCSSNAPSTSIAGKDKPITDGHLDEAQNVGNEWCSVITIDDSEDSICEVPVPPKPQPPTIHLDDSNSSTSSSSDSSSNKMSRKKQKKYHKNAVSKSITSNQSAGCTESTEARKEVSIAQKETEKSRNSCYSDWSSSDSDDSMTESEEEHWGIIAGSQMNKDQPAHIFSDDTRMSPIVEESPIQQGSSSHPILAHRDGNNTDISDEQERQDGNYLDELLSQYLETSKKIGTVVSTSVNSATPEKESGGVRELSSLRGQTLSTPNENPVASRESQTSAGTPESRKRPIMDSGKKFKHQNSPKKARNSDEPVESTSSSTKSPKENKENRKKQRNCAGDYFFIPMNPEMTDYYKSDASKNFNIDDIRKQMPKDPRYWAISDEDLLNYRQRGSRYWTRMKCRNCNGSDHNTSECTSKRKLPCCHMCGISGHREPRCPHKMCLGCGKKQLTYMQICNECKKAWCNGCRSYGHLEDKCPDHWRRYHLTTSMRNVITNLSATDVMKPSHQLSCCNCAKRGHDSATCKNYRWSRHFPTPSYVTNYSIGPAYADHVIFEDTSSNFSTENPTKPVQEPADIEVRVCNTDLPRSQKKRKEDKVPQGNLRTDIVDERIDESRKQSKDQSKSNVEKSHKSTELLLMNSKSTHEVETLLRLESELLNGSFIHASDLSESVESLSTDQCKNLVESDLSRQFLHNLVTQFPVKLVVERFRRKEVVMTITGMEKLRGALKHIIMDWLSWPVDERSRFVNLNLPKTKKALIDLLSCKLNELEQDLGDPIEIFRNVKSLKDRLQSMQRQLPTGRTVISSKRVNVVSELAKSQCKLNMILLGQSKTQKHEKSCKYLRQALCNMQRITSTNYVSAHNSDSMQQIDNQNHVEPSVYLNIVHHYNKIFAAYTPPNILDLLNQYKQKQMNDQARVKKRKPKNKRKKSRNKTKVPDYRSYIMSLNRVNQNHDINSTTSAGSNVSFTASDQILPKGINSSREGTCTTVNRNVSRNIEAQLQASSMDVSNPNRDLERNLPKPLPMLTNHWNNVEQNYYNLKYNFDNISAEKKQGRSTRFQENVQHADSVDNDVRSLQNRIENNFRRKSKRIYQNDTLQGSLSSGATANGFSDIPKVGYQGNLSEKNRSQESYTLRKNSIQDNFICDRQPETSEDGLINNTHDFPNIAYNRRGRPDAHATSSPAIYNHALHAAINESPGIAVETEKHRVNKKDRKEKPSPDGSLPLYLQKRAAKKVEKYVNSEHPCIAQKARELQHKLGQKSLTLHCTLDFERLIKRQLEKTDHLLSKRY, encoded by the exons ATGTACCCACGTTCTGAGAGGttagaagaacaaaaaaag GATAAATTTGTGGACACTgacaacaacgacgacgacgatgatgatgatcataatgatgatgatgatgatgataattacGAAGAAATCGAACGAGATCTAGAGGACAAACTATACGCTGCTGTGTTTCATTCCAACGATTTATCATCATCTATGAGCAAAGACATTCCAGCATATAGCCGTGTcacttctttgacagatggGATCACATTGTGGAAAAGTAGTTCTCATGATAGTGACAATTCTGCAAAGACGAAAAAGACCTCATGTACGACATCATATGAACCAACAAACTCCGGAGAAAAACGTAACACCAGTTCTGGAGATTCCTGTGAAATTGGGTCTGATAAATGTGTCCAAACCAGAAACCGTTGTGAATCTATTTCATCTAAAAAGAATAGTGAATTGAGTTCAAGAGATGAATCCAGAGTCGGCACTCTCACTGTTGATCATATAAAGTTCAAGAATTTAAACCCGACCATTCAAAGTGATAAAGCTAAGCCCTATACTGACTTTGATGACAATGAATTGGTGACTAATAAGCACCGCAAAGGAATTAGCGCTGCTGATTTGTACGGAAGTGATGAAACAATTTCTGTATTTGGCGACAAGAACACCACAGACAAGGAGAAAAAATCGCTTCAATCAAAGGTtgcgaaaaaatcaaaagctTCTCCTAAAAAAACTCCCTACTGTAACGAATCAGGTGCCAAAGGTTCATCTACCAAGTTGTGGAAGCAAAGCGATAGCGTCGACAAAGCCGATACTTGGG CTACCATCCAATTTCCTGATGTAGCAGCAAATGCGTTACCCAAAGACGCAGTTGAATCATCGAATGTCAAAGCTGAAGACGAGGTAGAAAAGACAGAATCCGCAGAAACTCAGCCTCAATATAATTTAAGTTGTACTGCAGAGGAAGATTCACATAGACCAGCAAGTATACCCCCTGAAGAAGAGGTTGGGAATGATGCTAAGATGGAGCATGAAGCTTCATGCTCCTCCTCGAGAGATTGCTCATCAAATGCACCCTCCACTAGTATTGCAGGCAAGGATAAGCCAATAACGGATGGACATCTTGACGAAGCTCAGAATGTAGGAAATGAATGGTGTAGCGTGATAACAATTGACGATTCAGAGGATTCGATTTGCGAAGTTCCTGTCCCACCAAAACCTCAGCCACCTACAATTCATTTAGATGATTCCAATAGCTCAACATCATCTAGTAGTGACAGTAGCTCGAATAAAAtgtcaagaaaaaaacagaaaaaataccACAAGAATGCTGTGTCTAAATCCATTACCAGTAATCAGAGTGCAGGATGCACAGAATCGACTGAAGCTAGAAAGGAGGTATCTATAGCACAAAAAGAAACTGAGAAGAGCAGAAACAGCTGTTACTCAGATTGGTCTTCGTCTGATAGTGATGACAGCATGACCGAAAGTGAGGAAGAACACTGGGGCATTATTGCTGGGAGTCAAATGAACAAAGATCAACCTGCTCATATTTTTAGTGATGATACAAGAATGTCTCCGATTGTTGAAGAGTCGCCTATCCAGCAAGGAAGCAGTAGCCATCCTATTCTCGCTCACAGAGATGGAAACAATACAGACATATCTGACGAGCAGGAAAGACAAGATGGGAATTATTTAGACGAATTATTATCACAATATTTAGAAACTAGCAAGAAAATAGGTACAGTCGTGTCGACATCAGTCAACTCCGCTACTCCGGAAAAGGAATCTGGTGGTGTAAGAGAATTGTCATCACTGAGGGGACAAACGTTATCCACACCTAAtgagaa TCCTGTAGCAAGTCGAGAATCACAAACATCGGCAGGAACACCCGAGAGTAGAAAGAGACCTATAATGgatagtggaaaaaaatttaaacaccAAAATTCTCCCAAAAAAGCTAGAAACTCTGACGAACCTGTCGAGTCAACTTCTTCCTCTACCAAGTCTCCGAAAGAGAACAaggagaatagaaaaaaacagagaaactgTGCtggtgattattttttcatacctaTGAATCCAGAGATGACCGATTATTACAAGTCAGACGCGTCTAAGAACTTTAACATTGATGATATTAGAAAACAAATGCCGA AAGACCCCCGATATTGGGCCATTTCGGATGAGGACTTGCTTAACTACCGGCAACGAGGCTCGAGATATTGGACGCGAATGAAATGCAGGAACTGTAACGGCAGTGATCACAACACTAGCGAGTGCACATCAAAAAGAAAACTCCCGTGCTGTCACATGTGTGGTATTTCAGGCCACAGAGAACCGAGATGTCCGCACAAAATGTGTCTTGGT TGTGGCAAGAAACAACTGACGTACATGCAAATCTGCAACGAATGCAAAAAAGCTTGGTGCAACGGTTGTCGGTCCTACGGACATTTGGAAGATAAATGCCCGGACCATTGGCGACGATATCATCTGACA acaAGCATGAGAAATGTGATAACAAACCTGAGCGCTACGGATGTGATGAAACCTTCACACCAACTCAGCTGTTGCAATTGTGCTAAGCGTGGTCATGATTCTGCAACATGTAAAAATTACCGTTGGTCACGACACTTTCCTACTCCATCATATGTAACCAATTACAGTATAGGACCTGCTTACGCGGACCATGTTATTTTCGAGGATACAAGTTCTAATTTCAGTACTGAAAACCCGACTAAACCAGTTCAAGAACCCGCAGATATTGAAGTACGCGTTTGCAACACAGACTTGCCAAGGAGTCAGAAAAAACGGAAAGAAGATAAAGTGCCTCAAGGAAATTTAAGGACCGATATTGTTGATGAACGTATTGACGAGTCAAGAAAACAGTCAAAAGATCAGAGCAAATCCAATGTAGAGAAGTCTCATAAAagtaccgaacttttgctgATGAATTCGAAATCCACGCATGAAGTGGAAACACTCCTGAGGCTCGAATCTGAACTTTTAAATGGTAGTTTTATACATGCATCAGATTTGAGTGAATCTGTAGAGTCATTATCTACTGATCAGTGCAAGAATTTGGTAGAATCAGATTTAAGTCGTCAATTTTTGCACAATTTAGTTACCCAATTCCCTGTAAAACTGGTAGTTGAACGTTTCCGAAGAAAAGAAGTTGTCATGACCATTACTGGAATGGAGAAACTTCGTGGTGCGTTAAAACATATTATTATGGATTGGTTGAGTTGGCCAGTTGACGAAAGAAGCAGATTTGTAAACCTAAATTTACCAAAGACCAAGAAAGCTCTGATAGATTTATTATCGTGCAAGTTAAACGAATTGGAACAAGATCTAGGTGATCCAATTGAAATATTCAGAAATGTAAAATCATTGAAAGATCGATTACAAAGTATGCAACGGCAATTACCAACAGGGAGAACAGTTATCTCGTCGAAACGTGTGAACGTAGTCTCGGAATTGGCGAAGTCACAGTGCAAGCTTAATATGATTTTGCTTGGACAATCTAAAACACAAAAACATGAAAAGAGTTGCAAATATTTGAGGCAAGCTCTATGCAATATGCAAAGGATCACTAGTACAAATTATGTAAGCGCTCACAATAGTGACAGTATGCAACAAATTGATAACCAAAATCATGTAGAGCCCTCAGTGTATCTTAATATTGTCCatcattacaataaaatatttgcagCATACACACCACCTAACATTTTAGATTTGCTCAATCAATATAAGCAAAAACAGATGAATGATCAAGCAAGAGtaaagaagagaaaaccgaaaaataagagaaaaaaatcgcgaaataaaaCAAAGGTACCAGATTACAGAAGTTACATTATGTCACTTAACAGAGTAAACCAAAACCATGATATTAATTCCACAACGTCGGCTGGCTCCAACGTTTCATTCACTGCAAGTGATCAAATCTTACCAAAAGGTATAAACAGTAGCAGAGAGGGTACATGCACCACTGTTAACAGAAACGTCAGTCGCAACATTGAAGCTCAGTTGCAAGCCTCGAGTATGGATGTTAGTAACCCTAATCGCGATCTTGAGCGCAACTTACCAAAACCTCTGCCTATGTTGACAAACCATTGGAACAATGTAGagcaaaattattataatctgaaatacaattttgacaatatttcggctgaaaaaaaacaaggaagaAGTACAAGATTTCAGGAAAATGTCCAGCATGCCGATTCCGTAGACAATGATGTTCGCAGTTTGCAGAACcgcattgaaaataattttaggaGAAAATCGAAGAGAATTTATCAAAACGATACTTTGCAAGGAAGTTTATCATCGGGGGCAACAGCAAACGGGTTTTCAGATATTCCTAAAGTTGGATATCAGGGAAACTTGTCCGAAAAAAACAGATCGCAAGAGAGCTATACTCTGCGTAAAAATTCTATACAGGATAATTTTATATGTGACAGGCAACCTGAAACATCTGAAGACGGTCTTATAAACAATACTCACGATTTCCCAAATATTGCGTATAACAGAAGAGGTAGACCCGACGCACACGCAACTTCAAGTCCTGCTATTTATAACCATGCGTTACACGCAGCTATTAATGAAAGTCCTGGTATTGCTGTTGAAACTGAAAAACATAGAGTTAATAAGAAAGACAGAAAGGAGAAACCTAGTCCTGACGGAAGTTTGCCTTTGTACTTGCAGAAACGTGCTGCAAAAAAAGTGGAGAAATATGTAAACTCAGAACACCCCTGCATTGCCCAAAAAGCCAGAGAGCTGCAGCACAAACTTGGCCAGAAATCTCTCACATTGCACTGTACATTAGACTTTGAAAGATTAATCAAACGTCAATTAGAAAAAACCGACCACTTATTGTCAAAGAGATATTAG